In the Pongo abelii isolate AG06213 chromosome 18, NHGRI_mPonAbe1-v2.0_pri, whole genome shotgun sequence genome, tgtctcacaaaaataaaaaaatttaaaaaaccctaGAGCATCTACGCATCAAAGGTAAGCTATAAAACAATCAGACTTGCAAAGCTAGACCCAGTGAAAGTGTAGAGGTGGAGCGTACTTCTCGTCAGCACTTAACTATGGTGATATTTTGCAAGATCCTTTCTACGCCTCTGTCCTACCAGCATCCCTTTCTTATGTCCCAGACCTGCTGTCACAGGCTGGGTTGGTTGGTGTGTTGGTTGGTTGTTCTTGCTAAAATGTTTTCACCACTCAGGTGTAAAGGAGTCGATGGTTGTTAAACACCACGATCTGTGAGGATGGTATTACTATGtggcaatgaaaaggaaaatatggaaactgaggctcagtgaccTGCCCAAGATCTCAGCTGCACTAGGAGTCTCACTACATTCAAAACTCATAGGCTCACAGATTTTCAAAAGGGAAAGAGTAGCCTCTGACCCTGGATGccctccacctcccccagctCTACCCTCTGACGCTTGACAGAATCTGGGAAGGGGTGGCGGCAGCTACAACAGCTTAACCAGCTGCCTGACATCACAATAGAACCTGAAGGGTAACTAACCCCTTCCTCCAGCTggatacaaaataaaaagcagccaATAGTCCTTTCTTTCCCATCTGAAGGGAAATTAAGCTactctcctttcttcctgtcaCTAGTAAAATTGTGAAATCATTAACTAGTAGATATTTTCCACCAGCTGTTGCTTTTAAAGGAGTTTGTCCTTTTCCTTAGCTACCCTAGTTTATTACAACTTCCACGACACGAAGACTCTGAAACGAGGAAGATTCACCAAGTCGTCACTGTACTGTTAAAAAGGAACTCTTATTTTTAGAAGATTAAAGAACTTTCCAACTTAATGTATCTGTGTAATTACTGGGAGCAACTCTGGTCAGGGAATAAGTTCTTACTATTATTCTTCTCCAGCTACAGAGAGCCATAACCTTCAAATAAAGAAAGTGTTTAATTTCCTTCTCtagagtttggaaacagcctttctcTGCTCCCATCATTGCTCAAAGTAAAGTAAATAGAGAAGTTAATTCCCTGCTCATTCATTTGCTCATGAATATGCACACAAGGGTCACGACTAGTTACTATGGGGGTTAAAGGGAATCATAGCAGCCAtacatggtgcctcatgcctataatctcagcactttgggaggccgagacgagaggatcacttgaggccaggaattcaagaccagcctaggcaatataccAAGaattgtctctacaagaaaaaaaaagttttaattagctgagagtggtggcaggcacctgtcgtcccagctactgcagaggctgaggtgggaggattgcttgagcccaagtttgaggctgcagtaagctatgactgcaccattgAACACTAACCTGGATACAGAgcgaccctgtctcttaaaaaaaaaaaaaaaaaaaagcctgggcatagtggctcatacctgtaatctcagcactttgggaggccaaagaggggagggtggcttgaggacaagagttcaagaccagcctggacaacagagcaagaccctgtctctaaaaacaaaataaaaataaaaagtagcctGTCAGCACATCAATCACATcagcaggttttttttcttcaaaccaCTATCTGATATTACCTCGTTAACTTCTTCAAgtctttaataacaaaaataatagcagCAAATACACATGATATTGAAGTATTTTACTTATCAGGTTGAACCCTATAAAAGTGCCAATCTGTAAATAAAAAACGGTGAAATATGGATAATTCCACAGTGTTCGACCTAATATATCAACTTGTTTGCAGCTCACAACCACCTTATAAAGTAGgtcccagatgaagaaactgtaagCACAGAGAGGCTGCTTAACTTACCCGAGGTCACattgctagtaagtggcagaatcaggatttgaacccatgctCAACACTCCCACCCCACAAAAATGCAAGTTCCATGAAGGCGGACAGTCTTGTTCATTGCAACGTCACTCCCATTGCCTATTATCACAGAGTATGGGCATGTTATGTAGTAAGCTCTCAATAATTACATGTTGAGcgagtgagtgactgagtgaataaatgaatgaatgaatgaacctccTTACAATCACTGGTCGATTGCCCAGACCACTCGGAGCAACCAATGCAGAAGCCTGCCAGGCCAAGAGGAACCGAGGGAAGGAAGACCTGGGCGGGCAGGTGCCCCAGGGGCTCCGGGTGCAGTCGGGGCGCGGCGGCGCGCGGGCTCACCTTGAAGTCGCGGCTGTGCTGCGAGGTGTACTCCAGGGTCCAGAGGGCCCGCACCAGGTGCGCCAGCTGCTCAGTGACCTCGCCCTGGCCCTGCGCGCCGCGGCCCGTAGGCTGCTCGGGGTGAGGCGAGGGCTCAGGCCGCCCCGCCGGGTACTGGCCCAGCGCCAGGCACTCCGCGAAGAGCTCGGTGTTGCTGAGGCACTGCAGCATGGCGTTCATGAAGCACGTGTTGCAGTGGTTGCGGAGCCCCGCCACGCCGGGCACCGGCTTGGCGGCGCGGGACAGGCGGGCGGCGGCGGGCACGGCGGCGGCCGGCCCCGGCGGGAAGCAGCTGCAGAGGCCGCCGCGGTCCGGGGCGGCGCTCTCAGAGCTAAAGTGCGAGAGCGTGGACAGCGTCTTGAGAACGCGGCTCATGAAGCTGCCCACCGAGCGTGCAGAAGAGGGCGAGGAGGGCGCGGCCGGGCCGGACGCCCCGGAGTcccccgcgccgccgccgctAGCGCGGCGGCTCGGAAACAGCCGCTTGCTGAAGGAGCGCTTCTCCTTCCCGCTCGCCGCCGCCGGCGGCCCGGACCCGGGCGCCGTTACCTTGGACATGGCGGCGGCCGCAGACACTCATCACCGTGCCCGCCCGCCTGGCCCGCGGCCCCGCCACAGCCGCCGCCGCATCTCGCAGCGCCGCGCCTCACCGGCCCGGGTGCTCCACTCCCAACACACCTCAAAGCGCAGCGGCGCCAGCGAGCGAGCGGCGGCCGGCGGGGCCAGCGGGCGGGCGCGCGCGCGGTCCGCCCAGCTGGGCCGCTCACGTGACGCGCCTCCCGGCACCGCCCGCCCCGCGCTGAAGCCGCCTCGGCCGCCATGTTCACTGTGGGACGATAGCTGCCTCTCCAGCCGGACGCGATGCCTGGAGGCTGTGGGCGCGGTCCTGCTGCGTGAAGCCTGAGGGAGGCCATGTCTAGTGTGGGCGCGGTCCCGGCTTGGAGGAAAAGGCTGGGCTCCCCTTGGATGGTGGATCCCTGGGGTGGGTCTCTGTCTTTGTTGATCAGATGGCAGAGGCGGGAACGTGCAGGAATCAGGATGCTGTCAGTTACCAGACCGTGCAAGGGCTGGTGGACATGGCCCTGACAGGTCCTGGGCAAGTCAGCCCTGTCTGGTTCCCAAGGGACGTTGCAGATACCTACCGTCTGGGTGCCAGCGGAGTGCAGTCACAAACCCTGGCACGTCCCAGCGGGCTTTTCTTCCTGGCTGCACCTTGGAGCCCCAGCGAAACGCTGTTATCATAactaccttccttttcattccagcCTTTAAAACTCCACCGGGCTctcc is a window encoding:
- the LOC129050877 gene encoding ubiquitin carboxyl-terminal hydrolase 31-like isoform X2, with the protein product MSKVTAPGSGPPAAASGKEKRSFSKRLFPSRRASGGGAGDSGASGPAAPSSPSSARSVGSFMSRVLKTLSTLSHFSSESAAPDRGGLCSCFPPGPAAAVPAAARLSRAAKPVPGVAGLRNHCNTCFMNAMLQCLSNTELFAECLALGQYPAGRPEPSPHPEQPTGRGAQGQGEVTEQLAHLVRALWTLEYTSQHSRDFKTIVSKNALQYRGNSQHDAQEFLLWLLDRVHEDLNHSVKQSGQPPLKPPSETDMMPEGPSFPVCSTFVQELFQAQYRSSLTCPHCQKQSNSFDPFLCISLPIPLPTQVYQGKCSHCMRIGVAVPLSGTVARLREAVSMETKIPTDQLDQSLLPCLEKRKGSCAHAASLLGNSFKQQPKPLEIWLGLS
- the LOC129050877 gene encoding ubiquitin carboxyl-terminal hydrolase 31-like isoform X4 codes for the protein MSKVTAPGSGPPAAASGKEKRSFSKRLFPSRRASGGGAGDSGASGPAAPSSPSSARSVGSFMSRVLKTLSTLSHFSSESAAPDRGGLCSCFPPGPAAAVPAAARLSRAAKPVPGVAGLRNHCNTCFMNAMLQCLSNTELFAECLALGQYPAGRPEPSPHPEQPTGRGAQGQGEVTEQLAHLVRALWTLEYTSQHSRDFKTIVSKNALQYRGNSQHDAQEFLLWLLDRVHEDLNHSVKQSGQPPLKPPSETDMMPEGPSFPVCSTFVQELFQAQYRSSLTCPHCQKQSNSFDPFLCISLPIPLPTQVYQGKCSHCMRIGVAVPLSGTVARLREAVSMETKIPTDQEFI
- the LOC129050877 gene encoding ubiquitin carboxyl-terminal hydrolase 31-like isoform X3, which codes for MSKVTAPGSGPPAAASGKEKRSFSKRLFPSRRASGGGAGDSGASGPAAPSSPSSARSVGSFMSRVLKTLSTLSHFSSESAAPDRGGLCSCFPPGPAAAVPAAARLSRAAKPVPGVAGLRNHCNTCFMNAMLQCLSNTELFAECLALGQYPAGRPEPSPHPEQPTGRGAQGQGEVTEQLAHLVRALWTLEYTSQHSRDFKTIVSKNALQYRGNSQHDAQEFLLWLLDRVHEDLNHSVKQSGQPPLKPPSETDMMPEGPSFPVCSTFVQELFQAQYRSSLTCPHCQKQSNSFDPFLCISLPIPLPTQVYQGKCSHCMRIGVAVPLSGTVARLREAVSMETKIPTDQLDQSLLPCLEKRKGSCAHAASLLGLC